A single window of Gossypium hirsutum isolate 1008001.06 chromosome A10, Gossypium_hirsutum_v2.1, whole genome shotgun sequence DNA harbors:
- the LOC107895816 gene encoding secretory carrier-associated membrane protein 1-like, whose protein sequence is MILDLKAREKEHKAKEAKLNKHEQELRRKEDTIARGLVLCLTWNVVVVTIAWIKGEGPTVWFLAIIYFISGVPGGYVMWYRSLYRAMRDTWDMAAEICLSLLPSLVEDRNAEFQV, encoded by the exons ATGATTTTG GATCTAAAAGCAAGAGAGAAGGAACATAAAGCAAAAGAGGCTAAACTAAATAAGCATGAACAG GAGTTGAGAAGGAAAGAGGATACAATAGCACGAG GTTTGGTTCTTTGTCTCACTTGGAATGTGGTAGTTGTTACTATAGCCTGGATCAAAGGAGAAG GTCCAACAGTTTGGTTTCTTGCCATTATATATTTCATATCTGGGGTCCCTGGTGGCTACGTAATGTGGTATCGCTCCCTCTATCGTGCTATGAG GGATACATGGGACATGGCTGCTGAAATTTGCCTTTCTCTGCTTCCATCGTTGGTTGAGGATCGTAATGCAGAGTTCCAG GTATGA